In Penicillium psychrofluorescens genome assembly, chromosome: 5, a single window of DNA contains:
- a CDS encoding uncharacterized protein (ID:PFLUO_008482-T1.cds;~source:funannotate) — protein MLALRRLPARGLSGLRWSSTGPTLPPLMSQLRTDLKTAMRAKDTTRLNVVRALISETNNSAKTTSPIQTDLQLLSLVRKRIAAARDAAQQFAAADRPDLKEQEEAQVAVLEEYASQVQTMDTTEIQAVIAREITTLKEAGQKLQVGLLLKSLFASGGALDGKPADRGEVAKLAKEALAA, from the exons ATGCTCGCCCTTCGTCGACTCCCCGCCCGAGGTCTGTCTGGTTTGCGCTGGTCCTCCACGGGCCCGACCCTGCCGCCCTTGATGAGCCAGCTGAGAACGGACCTGAAAACTGCCATGCGCGCCAAGGACACCACAAG GCTCAATGTGGTGCGCGCTCTCATCTCCGAGACCAACAATTCCGCCAAAACTACTTCGCCCATCCAGACCGACCTGCAGCTCTTGTCGCTGGTCCGAAAAcgcatcgccgccgcgcGAGACGCCGCCCAGCAATTCGCCGCCGCGGACCGTCCCGACTTGAAGGAACAAGAAGAGGCGCAGGTGGCTGTCCTGGAGGAGTATGCCAGTCAAGTCCAAACAATGGACACGACCGAAATCCAGGCCGTGATTGCCCGGGAGATCACGACCCTCAAAGAAGCTGGCCAGAAGCTCCAGGTgggcctcctcctcaagTCTCTGTTTGCATCCGGTGGTGCCCTGGATGGCAAGCCCGCCGATCGGGGAGAGGTcgccaagctggccaaggaggccctCGCGGCGTGA
- a CDS encoding uncharacterized protein (ID:PFLUO_008480-T1.cds;~source:funannotate) — MASKEGAAQAFAPVLAAVATMQGNVPRSEKTQAHEFLEKFQKSIEAWSTTHALLQSPDVPVEAKLFAATTLKGKIVFDLDQLPPDSVVALRDSVLGLLVAFAPGPRPIQTQLCVCLVSLAIQMVEWKDVLATVGSALGSSAGDCVLEFLKILPEEVTEGRKINLTEDELIVRTKELLEDNADQVMHLMIQYAQSSQTAATNPRLLDCITSWLREIPAAKIVDSPLMDVILKALDNDVSFDAGVDCVCTLYRDTRDNDESLPVIQALYPRLMALRPKIAETAESEDLEAFKGVTRMFAEAGEAWVVLIARLPSDFRGLVEAVLECCARDWERDAISQTFIFWYELKQYITLDRYTDSRLNFQDIFSQLVDIMVKHLEYPSPEEGETDLFGGDREQEEKFRLFRHSMGDVLKDCCSVVGVSECLGKIYQLIQQWVGKYASQASNEHVPHWQELEAPLFGLRAMGRMVDPEEATVLGQLIPLIVQIPDQEKIRFQAIMALARYTEWTALHPETLEAQLNYVISAFHHSSAEVVQAAALAFKFLGTDCQKLLGGHITQLHSFFESVLDKLKASSQEEVTEGVAAVVSVQPLDKIYDSFKMFCDPIMQRIMNLANNASDEDGQRAVADHLQLITIFVQVVTPIVALGEENPAVKYCGEILPIMTTIAMNFTTSTPILERVCRCWRYMIISYRTAMIPLLPTLAQSIASGFEGSREGCFLWATDAVVREFSEGAEYVDQATSDAVYQFYEQQALAFLRILNDLPPENLPDVIEDFFRLSSDAVRYYPKKCISSSLAIPIFTAGVSALTLQQVEPLIATLHYYRDLFSFAFDKPTVSEFTSPEGKPYSNPPEIREAVKQLLVSQGLGLAQRVLTGMMFTFPGDCFPDASGIMMTLFELLPQETGSWLQSTLQMLPAGSIKAGEAERLLKNVSDKVQAGETRKIRALLQDFTNSYRRRNVAPRDGLGRLEATRFRFSG, encoded by the exons ATGGCCAGCAAGGAAGGCGCCGCACAGGCCTTCGCCCCGGTCCTGGCCGCCGTCGCAACCATGCAGGGCAATGTGCCGAGATCTGAGAAGACCCAGGCTCATGAATTTTTGGAGAAGTTCCAGAAATCA ATCGAAGCCTGGTCTACGACACACGCGCTATTACAATCCCCCGATGTTCCCGTCGAAGCCAAACTGTTCGCGGCCACCACGCTCAAGGGAAAG ATTGTCTTTGACTTGGACCAACTCCCCCCAGATTCAGTCGTGGCATTGCGGGATTCGGTGCTCGGTCTACTGGTCGCGTTTGCGCCGGGCCCGCGGCCCATTCAAACCCAGCTCTGTGTGTGCCTGGTAAGCTTGGCCATTCAAATGGTGGAGTGGAAGGATGTGTTGGCCACAGTCGGATCCGCATTGGGCAGCAGTGCGGGGGACTGCGTGCTAGAGTTTTTGAAGATCCTCCCGGAGGAAGTGACCGAGGGCCGCAAAATCAATCTGACC GAGGACGAGCTGATCGTGCGGACcaaggagctgctggaagacaATGCGGACCAAGTCATGCATCTGATGATCCAATATGCTCAATCGTCGC AAACGGCGGCAACCAATCCTCGTCTTCTGGACTGCATTACCTCGTGGCTGCGAGAGATCCCCGCCGCCAAAATCGTCGACTCACCTCTGATGGACGTAATTCTCAAGGCATTGGACAATGACGTGTCCTTCGACGCCGGCGTGGACTGCGTGTGCACGCTCTACCGGGATACCCGCGACAACGACGAATCCCTCCCAGTCATCCAAGCGCTGTATCCACGACTGATGGCCCTCCGCCCCAAGATCGCCGAGACAGCCGAATCCGAAGATTTGGAGGCGTTCAAGGGAGTGACAAGGATGTTTGCCGAGGCCGGTGAGGCATGGGTGGTGCTTATTGCTCGCCTCCCGTCCGATTTCCGGGGCTTGGTGGAAGCGGTCCTGGAATGTTGTGCGCGAGACTGGGAGCGCGATGCGATCTCCCAGACCTTTATCTTCTGGTACGAGCTCAAGCAATACATCACGCTAGACCGATACACAGATTCGCGGCTCAACTTCCAAGACATTTTCTCCCAGCTGGTGGATATCATGGTCAAGCATTTGGAATACCCGAGCCCCGAAGAGGGCGAAACTGACTTGTTTGGGGGTGATcgcgagcaggaagaaaagtTTCGGTTGTTCCGCCACTCGATGGGCGATGTTCTCAAGGATTGCTGTTCGGTCGTGGGGGTATCAGAGTGCCTGGGCAAGATCTACCAGTTGATCCAACAGTGGGTGGGCAAGTATGCATCGCAGGCCAGCAACGAGCACGTCCCGCATTGGCAGGAGCTCGAGGCCCCTCTGTTTGGGCTGCGGGCCATGGGCCGCATGGTCGACCCGGAAGAAGCCACGGTGCTGGGACAGCTGATCCCGCTCATCGTCCAGATCCCGGATCAGGAGAAGATTCGCTTCCAAGCCATCATGGCTCTAGCGCGTTACACGGAGTGGACGGCACTGCACCCCGAGACTTTGGAGGCACAGCTCAACTATGTCATTTCGGCCTTCCACCATTCTTCCGCGGAAGTTGTGCAGGCGGCCGCCTTAGCCTTCAAGTTCCTGGGGACAGACTGTCAGAAACTGCTCGGCGGACATATCACTCAGCTTCACTCGTTCTTCGAGTCCGTGCTGGATAAGCTGAAGGCTTCCAGCCAGGAAGAAGTGACCGAGGGAGTGGCTGCCGTGGTATCGGTCCAGCCATTGGACAAGATCTACGACTCGTTCAAAATGTTCTGCGACCCGATCATGCAGCGCATCATGAACCTGGCTAACAACGCGTCGGACGAAGATGGCCAGCGGGCTGTGGCCGATCACCTCCAGCTGATTACCATCTTCGTGCAAGTGGTGACACCTATTGTCGCACTCGGAGAAGAGAACCCGGCCGTGAAGTACTGCGGGGAGATTCTGCCGATTATGACGACGATTGCCATGAACTTCACGACATCTACTCCCATCTTGGAGCGCGTGTGCCGGTGCTGGCGCTACATGATCATCTCCTACCGAACGGCCATGATCCCTCTCCTGCCAACTCTCGCTCAGAGCATCGCCAGCGGCTTTGAGGGTTCGCGCGAGGGCTGTTTCCTGTGGGCTACCGATGCGGTGGTGCGTGAGTTCTCGGAAGGAGCCGAGTACGTGGACCAAGCCACGAGCGATGCCGTCTACCAATTCTACGAGCAGCAGGCACTTGCCTTCCTCCGTATCTTGAACGACTTGCCCCCGGAGAATTTGCCTGATG TGATTGAGGATTTCTTCCGTCTGTCGAGCGATGCCGTCCGCTATTACCCAAAGAAATGCATCAGCTCCTCCCTTGCCATTCCTATCTTCACCGCGGGTGTCAGTGCGCTCACCCTCCAACAGGTAGAGCCACTGATCGCCACGCTTCACTACTACCGGGATCTGTTCAGCTTCGCGTTCGACAAACCCACTGTCTCTGAATTCACCAGTCCTGAAGGCAAACCCTACTCTAACCCGCCCGAGATCCGGGAAGCTGTCAAGCAGCTCCTGGTGTCGCAGGGCCTGGGTTTGGCTCAGCGTGTGCTCACAGGCATGATGTTCACGTTCCCCGGCGACTGCTTCCCCGATGCGTCGGGCATCATGATGACTCTGTTCGAGCTGCTGCCGCAGGAAACCGGCTCATGGCTCCAGAGCACGCTGCAGATGCTGCCCGCCGGCTCCATCAAAGCCGGCGAGGCTGAGCGACTCCTCAAAAACGTCTCCGACAAGGTGCAGGCCGGCGAGACGCGCAAGATCCGagctctgctgcaggattTCACCAACTCGTACCGCCGCCGCAATGTGGCGCCGCGGGATGGCCTGGGCCGGTTGGAGGCGACCCGCTTCCGATTCAGCGGATAA
- a CDS encoding uncharacterized protein (ID:PFLUO_008481-T1.cds;~source:funannotate) has protein sequence MALRSAKRDLRKSMRQVLGQISSPAIAQQSRVATQRFLSLAEYQNARSIAVYLSMPAGELSTTGIVHDALQRGKQVYIPYIHSVHSTSVMDMLSLTSLAELEVLQPDPWGIPSLSPAQVAGRPDCFATAATGLDLIVMPGMAFDQGFRRLGHGKGYYDHFLTRYSQWNQKTSQTPQKMPFLVALSLQEQMMTADPIPVGEHDWLVDAIVVGDGRYLTRSG, from the exons atggccctcCGATCCGCCAAACGCGACCTGCGCAAGAGTATGCGCcaggtcctcggccagatcTCATCCCCTGCGATCGCACAACAATCGCGCGTGGCCACCCAGCGGTTCTTGTCGTTGGCCGAGTACCAGAATGCCCGCAGCATCGCCGTGTATCTGTCGATGCCCGCTGGGGAACTGTCCACCACGGGCATTGTCCACGACGCCCTCCAGCGCGGCAAGCAGGTCTACATTCCCTACATCCACTCGGTTCATTCTACATCGGTAATGGACATGCTCTCCCTCACATCACTAGCCGAGTTGGAGGTCCTACAGCCCGATCCGTGGGGTATTCCGTCCTTGTCCCCCGCGCAGGTCGCCGGCCGACCCGACTGCTTCGCAACCGCTGCTACGGGACTCGATCTCATCGTCATGCCGGGCATGGCCTTCGATCAGGGATTCCGACGACTCGGGCATGGCAAAGGATATTATGATCATTTTCTAACGCGGTATTCCCAATGGAATCAGAAGACAAGCCAGACCCCCCAGAAGATGCCATTCCTCG TTGCCCTGTCTctccaggagcagatgatGACCGCCGACCCAATCCCCGTGGGCGAGCAtgactggctggtggatgcGATAGTGGTGGGCGATGGGCGGTATCTCACTCGGAGCGGATGA
- a CDS encoding uncharacterized protein (ID:PFLUO_008478-T1.cds;~source:funannotate), whose amino-acid sequence MAPTNTKNHSDQASTNYKEAFSLFDRRGSGRVSGELLGDLLRACGQNPTLAEIADLEKSVGNDFDFDSFLKILNRPGGFREPGDPEEYCRGFQVFDKDMTGFIGVGQLRYILTNLGEKMSDDEVDELLKAVDTSSGEINYTDLVRTILAN is encoded by the exons atggctcccACTAATACCAAAAACCACTCCGACCAGGCCTCTACCAACTACAAAGAAGCCTTCAGCCTTTTCGACCGCCGCGGCTCCGGCCGTGTGTCCGGCGAACTGCTGGGCGACCTCCTGCGCGCCTGCGGGCAGAATCCCACCCTGGCTGAGATTGCCGATCTGGAGAAGTCGGTCGGGAATGACT TTGATTTCGATTCCTTCCTCAAAATCCTCAATCGCCCTGGCGGGTTCCGCGAGCCCGGTGATCCGGAGGAGTACTGTCGTGGATTCCAGGTGTTTGACAAGGATATGACAGGGTTTATTGGGGTGGGACAACTTCGCTACA TTCTCACCAATCTCGGCGAGAAAATGTCCGACGACGAAGTAGACGAGCTCCTCAAGGCCGTGGACACGTCCTCGGGCGAGATCAACTACACGGATCTGGTGCGCACGATCCTGGCGAACTGA
- a CDS encoding uncharacterized protein (ID:PFLUO_008479-T1.cds;~source:funannotate) encodes MANVDDHTPKRRRRSRKVQPERKFDCTHEGCGKSYSRAEHLYRHQLNHSPKQIFHCDFPDCFRSFVRQDLCLRHRERHTTRGSQLQKRDQFSNPRNDDPSQRPVLSSPSSTMTPSRVAHDSFAKQDPANSPPVVYRPPNLPPSTSPTDLNPKPPASYSLSSSIDADPNYGSLAGTVAEYTDLSLPGVMPDPFDSNAYPIFGGETYNRSPFAMADDFAAWLFNEPAPLNYILPGYMDPVQNNFYMNEPAYNYMTVIPQHPMSVTSILDSGSPPAIVSEEKRQELLHLMATRFNEAAYSASAKRKDALMDGDLNSDRHVLSLRMMQTYIGSYWYHFHSQFPILHQPTFAADRTPNLLLLAIMAIGAATLDKVHGQAATEIAAELASFIAWHLRWEIFMDADFKPPARLWVFQALLLLEVYEKLLSTRALHERAHIHHDTTLTLMRRGSSLIGRSAFDSPESSVREDRVEDSVADESWSQWIKAEATRRVAFAAFVLDSTHATMFGHSAKMVAHELRLPLPCDEALWAATSAAEVARVQSSLQSHGVRPVMFLDGLKRTLNGQAVRTNPFGRMILMAGLLSVGWHLNQRDLQVSSLGVGQTLGGRDKWRTALLRAFDNWRRDFDEVVGPSTQEVESRDVLHGLAHMASHVDIADLQIFGGAGRLMGRSITARDFRNAREKMTDRWATKAAARDATFHALRFLSACFLDSPTFQSGEYIARDDYLLNRPWALYFAALVVWCYGFALEGPLQPAPVLSSLAEQQQDMRRFLQRVGGVREPNELAGMKGRNECLGLLILVRDSFTQPRWELLGEAARLLDSCIAKLRGS; translated from the coding sequence ATGGCCAATGTCGACGACCACACGCCcaagcggcggcggcgcagtcGCAAAGTGCAGCCCGAGCGCAAGTTCGACTGCACCCATGAGGGATGCGGCAAGAGCTACTCGCGCGCCGAGCACCTGTACCGCCATCAGCTCAACCACTCTCCCAAGCAGATCTTTCACTGCGACTTCCCCGATTGTTTTCGGTCCTTTGTGCGACAGGACCTGTGTCTCCGGCATCGTGAGCGCCACACTACTCGTGGCTCCCAGTTGCAGAAACGCGATCAATTCTCCAACCCGCGCAATGATGATCCGTCCCAGCGACCCGTCCTCTCCTCGccttcctccaccatgacTCCCTCCCGGGTCGCGCACGATTCGTTTGCGAAACAAGACCCCGCAAATTCTCCCCCAGTCGTGTACAGACCTCCTAACCTTCCGCCAAGCACAAGCCCTACAGATCTCAATCCTAAGCCGCCAGCCAGTTATTCTTTGTCGAGCAGCATCGATGCAGACCCTAACTACGGGTCCCTGGCAGGGACGGTGGCTGAATATACCGACTTGTCTCTCCCGGGTGTCATGCCCGACCCCTTCGACTCCAACGCATACCccatcttcggcggcgagacATACAACCGATCACCCTTTGCGATGGCGGACGACTTTGCGGCGTGGTTATTCAATGAGCCCGCTCCGTTGAATTATATATTGCCGGGGTATATGGATCCCGTGCAGAACAATTTCTACATGAACGAACCAGCCTACAATTACATGACAGTCATCCCGCAACATCCCATGAGCGTCACCAGTATTCTCGATTCGGGATCGCCGCCGGCAATCGTTTCTGAAGAAAAGCGACAAGAGCTACTGCACCTGATGGCGACGCGGTTCAACGAAGCGGCCTACTCTGCAAGTGCGAAGCGCAAGGATGCGCTGATGGATGGCGACTTGAACAGCGATCGACATGTGCTGAGCCTGCGCATGATGCAGACCTATATCGGGTCGTACTGGTATCATTTCCACTCACAGTTTCCGATCTTGCATCAGCCGACGTTTGCCGCGGACCGCACGCCCAATTTATTGCTTTTGGCCATTATGGCGATTGGTGCTGCGACGTTGGACAAAGTGCATGGACAGGCGGCCACGGAAATCGCTGCTGAACTGGCCAGCTTCATTGCGTGGCATCTCCGCTGGGAGATCTTCATGGATGCTGACTTTAAGCCGCCGGCACGGCTCTGGGTCTTCCAAGCTCTTTTGCTGTTAGAGGTCTACGAGAAGTTGCTATCTACACGAGCGCTGCACGAGCGCGCGCACATCCATCACGACACGACCTTGACTCTGATGCGTCGGGGCAGTTCCCTGATTGGTCGCTCGGCCTTTGATTCCCCGGAGAGCAGTGTGCGCGAGGACCGCGTCGAGGACTCGGTGGCGGATGAGTCGTGGTCGCAGTggatcaaggccgaggccacCCGGCGCGTGGCGTTCGCGGCGTTTGTGTTGGACTCGACTCATGCAACCATGTTTGGGCATTCGGCCAAGATGGTGGCCCACGAACTACGATTACCCTTGCCCTGTGACGAGGCGCTGTGGGCGGCCACGAGCGCCGCGGAGGTGGCCCGCGTGCAGTCGAGTCTTCAATCGCACGGTGTTCGGCCGGTCATGTTTTTGGATGGGCTCAAGCGCACCCTGAACGGGCAAGCGGTGCGGACCAACCCTTTCGGGCGGATGATCTTGATGGCCGGGCTGTTGAGTGTTGGGTGGCATCTGAACCAACGAGACCTGCAGGTCAGCTCGCTGGGAGTCGGGCAGACGCTCGGCGGGCGCGACAAGTGGCGGACCGCCCTGCTCCGGGCGTTTGACAATTGGCGGCGAGACTTTGATGAAGTGGTCGGCCCGTCGACGCAGGAGGTGGAGTCGCGCGACGTGCTGCATGGTCTGGCGCACATGGCGTCGCATGTTGACATTGCCGATCTCCAGATCTTTGGGGGCGCCGGCCGACTGATGGGTCGGTCCATCACGGCCCGCGACTTTCGGAACGCGCGCGAAAAGATGACCGACCGGTGGGCGACCAAGGCGGCCGCGCGCGACGCGACCTTCCACGCGCTGCGATTTCTGTCGGCATGTTTCTTAGATTCGCCGACCTTCCAGTCGGGTGAGTACATAGCCCGGGACGATTATCTGCTGAACCGGCCGTGGGCGCTGTATTTTGCCGCGCTAGTGGTCTGGTGCTACGGGTTCGCGCTGGAAGGCCCGCTGCAACCGGCACCGGTGCTGAGCAGCCTggcggagcagcagcaggacaTGCGACGATTCCTACAGCGCGTGGGCGGAGTGCGCGAGCCCAACGAACTAGCGGGGATGAAGGGGCGCAACGAGTGTTTGGGCCTATTGATTCTCGTCCGCGACTCTTTTACGCAGCCACGGTGGGAACTACTGGGGGAGGCGGcgcggctgctggacagCTGCATTGCGAAGCTGCGCGGTTCATAA